One Deinococcus grandis DNA window includes the following coding sequences:
- the rplA gene encoding 50S ribosomal protein L1, giving the protein MPKHGKRYQALTAKVDRSKQYTIDEAAALVKDIASAKFDETVEVHFRLGIDPRKSDQNVRGTVALPHGTGRTVRVAVITKGDNVQAAEAAGADVVGSDELIERIAGGFMDFDAVVATPDMMAQVGQKLARLLGPRGLLPNPKSGTVGPDVTGMVKGLKAGRIEFRNDKTGVVHAPIGKASFEPGNLSANYSALISALEAAKPGSAKGVFLRSAYLTTTMGPSIQLTLSGGSNA; this is encoded by the coding sequence ATGCCTAAGCACGGCAAGCGTTACCAGGCGCTGACCGCCAAGGTCGACCGCAGCAAGCAGTACACCATTGACGAGGCCGCCGCGCTGGTCAAGGACATCGCCAGCGCGAAGTTCGACGAGACCGTCGAAGTGCACTTCCGTCTGGGCATCGACCCCCGCAAGAGCGACCAGAACGTGCGTGGCACCGTCGCCCTGCCCCACGGCACCGGCCGCACCGTGCGCGTCGCCGTGATCACCAAGGGTGACAACGTGCAGGCCGCCGAGGCCGCTGGCGCCGACGTAGTCGGCAGCGACGAACTGATCGAGCGCATCGCCGGTGGGTTCATGGACTTCGACGCCGTCGTCGCCACCCCCGACATGATGGCCCAGGTCGGCCAGAAGCTCGCGCGTCTGCTCGGGCCCCGCGGCCTGCTCCCCAACCCCAAGAGCGGCACCGTCGGCCCCGACGTGACCGGTATGGTCAAGGGCCTCAAGGCCGGCCGCATCGAGTTCCGTAACGACAAGACCGGCGTCGTGCACGCCCCCATCGGCAAGGCCAGCTTCGAACCCGGCAACCTCAGCGCCAACTACAGCGCGCTGATCAGTGCCCTCGAAGCCGCCAAGCCCGGCAGCGCCAAGGGCGTGTTCCTGCGCAGCGCGTACCTGACCACCACCATGGGCCCCAGCATCCAGCTGACCCTCAGCGGCGGCAGCAACGCCTGA
- the rplJ gene encoding 50S ribosomal protein L10 gives MANEKNQQTLSSLKGSLSGVETFYVVDYQGLTAGQLGKLRKDIREKGGQLIVAKNTLINLALQDSGRDFADALKGPSAIVVAQDDPAGVAKALSDAAKGNDKGIPAVKAGFVEGNRVDVKVVERLASLGSKQSLQGELVGVLSAHLSNFVGILEAYKEKLEGQA, from the coding sequence GTGGCGAACGAAAAGAACCAGCAGACCCTCAGCAGCCTGAAAGGCAGCCTCTCGGGCGTCGAGACGTTCTACGTCGTCGACTACCAGGGCCTGACCGCCGGCCAGCTGGGTAAACTGCGCAAAGACATCCGCGAGAAGGGCGGGCAGCTCATCGTTGCCAAGAACACCCTGATCAACTTGGCCCTCCAGGACAGCGGCCGCGACTTCGCGGACGCCCTGAAAGGCCCCAGCGCCATCGTCGTGGCTCAGGACGACCCCGCCGGAGTGGCCAAGGCCCTCAGCGACGCCGCCAAGGGCAACGACAAGGGCATCCCCGCCGTGAAGGCCGGCTTCGTCGAAGGCAACCGCGTGGACGTGAAAGTTGTGGAACGTCTCGCCAGCCTCGGCAGCAAGCAGAGCCTGCAGGGCGAACTGGTCGGCGTGCTCAGCGCCCACCTCAGCAACTTCGTGGGCATCCTCGAAGCGTACAAAGAAAAACTCGAAGGCCAGGCCTAA
- the rplK gene encoding 50S ribosomal protein L11 encodes MKKVAGLVKLQLPAGKATPAPPVGPALGQYGANIMEFTKAFNAQTADKGDAIIPVEITIYADRSFTFITKTPPMSYLIRKAAGLAKGSATPNKAKVGKLNWDQVLEIAKTKMPDLNAGSIEAAANTVAGTARSMGVTIEGAPNA; translated from the coding sequence ATGAAGAAAGTCGCAGGGCTTGTCAAACTGCAGCTCCCGGCGGGCAAGGCCACCCCGGCCCCCCCCGTGGGTCCCGCGCTTGGTCAGTACGGCGCGAACATCATGGAGTTCACGAAGGCGTTCAACGCGCAGACGGCCGACAAGGGTGACGCGATCATCCCCGTCGAGATCACCATCTACGCCGACCGCTCCTTCACCTTCATCACCAAGACCCCTCCCATGAGCTACCTGATCCGCAAGGCCGCAGGTCTGGCCAAGGGCAGCGCGACCCCCAACAAGGCCAAGGTCGGCAAGCTGAACTGGGATCAGGTTCTGGAAATCGCCAAGACGAAGATGCCCGACCTGAACGCCGGCAGCATCGAAGCCGCCGCGAACACCGTCGCCGGCACCGCCCGCTCCATGGGCGTGACCATCGAGGGGGCCCCCAATGCCTAA